TGGCAGTGATGCCTTCCTTGGTGGCTCTCTTGTCGTTCGCCATTGGTGGAGCTTTAAGAATCCATGTTCTGTAGGTGCCGGGAAAAAGATGGGGGAAGGAAAACAGCAACAAAACCAACAGCAACAGCATCAGAGCTATCTTTTTTTTCATCTGGTTTTCCCCGTTTCCTGAGGCGGCAAGAAAAACACAGAAACTTGCAGTATGATGTAATATTTAATACAAAAATAATTTAAGTTTCAACCTTTATTTCAAAAAAGGACGATCAAGGCAAAGAAGGGCGTCGTGAATGGCCCGGGTTTTCCGCCTCCGGGCCATTTCTTGCTTAAACTCACGCGGCTGAAAGGAGTCGCATCATCCGGGCCGCGCCCTGGTGGGTGGGGGCAAGCTCCAGGGTCCTGGTGAGGTCCGACAGGGCGGCGGACTTGTCCTTGGGGGCCGTGGCGATGCGGCAGAGGGCCCGGCGATAGTAGGCTTCGGGGTTTTGGGGGTCCAGGTTAACGGCCCGGTCGAAATCCTCAAGGGCGGCCTGGAAATCGCGGTTTCTGGCCCTGGCCATGCCCCGCCCGTAAGCGGCCCTTGGGTTTTTAGGGTCCTTTTTAAGGGCGCGGCCATAGCAGTCCTCCGCCTTTTTCGCAAGCGCCGGGTCTGTCCCGCCCTGGCTTTCCATGCTGGCCATAAGGCTGTCGGCCTCGGCAAGGCTTTCCTCCGCGCTTTTCCCGCAGCCGAAGAAAAACGCCGTAAGAAAAAAAACAGCAAGAACCGAAACAGCCGCGCGCATAGTTTGTTTCATGGCTTTTACCGGACCTTCATTACGATGGGGAGAAAAAGCAGCACGATTCCGGCTGCCAGGAAAAAGGCCACAAGAATGGGCGTGACGGCCTTCTGGACGTGCTTTTCAGGAGGCTCCACGCTCTCGTGCTGGCGGGTGCCGGACAGAAGGTCCGCAAGGCCGCTTTTGTCGCCGGACACGAGGTTCACCACAAGAAGCAGCCCCGCGCTCGCCA
This window of the Deltaproteobacteria bacterium genome carries:
- a CDS encoding tetratricopeptide repeat protein is translated as MKQTMRAAVSVLAVFFLTAFFFGCGKSAEESLAEADSLMASMESQGGTDPALAKKAEDCYGRALKKDPKNPRAAYGRGMARARNRDFQAALEDFDRAVNLDPQNPEAYYRRALCRIATAPKDKSAALSDLTRTLELAPTHQGAARMMRLLSAA